The following proteins are co-located in the Spinactinospora alkalitolerans genome:
- a CDS encoding DUF742 domain-containing protein has translation MSSRTGCGDPGRLVRPFAVAGATADAKALDLVSIVVATRTPTERDGLTPERETILRLCGRPRSIAELSGYLELPLSAVKLLVADMIADAALRTSESPDPCPGESAAILQAVLDGLRAL, from the coding sequence ATGAGCAGTAGAACGGGATGCGGCGACCCCGGCCGGCTCGTCCGGCCCTTCGCCGTCGCAGGAGCCACCGCCGACGCCAAGGCATTGGACCTGGTCAGCATCGTGGTCGCCACCCGCACCCCCACCGAGCGGGACGGGCTCACCCCCGAGCGCGAGACGATCCTGCGCCTGTGCGGGCGCCCGCGCTCCATCGCCGAACTGTCGGGATACCTGGAGCTGCCGCTGAGCGCGGTCAAGCTCCTGGTCGCCGACATGATCGCCGACGCGGCCCTGCGCACCTCCGAATCCCCGGACCCCTGCCCCGGCGAGTCCGCCGCCATCCTGCAGGCCGTCCTCGACGGCCTGCGCGCACTGTGA
- a CDS encoding GTP-binding protein: MASVDSEARQDPETIPLAVKILIAGGFGAGKTTMVGSVSEITPLSTEEVMTEASLGVDDLEGVEEKTTTTVALDFGRITVNDAVVLYLFGTPGQGRFWFMWDELAHGALGSVVLADTRRLDTCFPSIDFFEHRDIPFVVAVNCFEGADRYTEQEIREAVDLAPDVPVVLSDARRRESSKEVLLTLVEHVMRRRSPAVTG, translated from the coding sequence ATGGCATCCGTAGACTCTGAGGCCCGGCAGGACCCCGAGACGATCCCGCTGGCGGTCAAGATCCTGATCGCGGGCGGGTTCGGCGCGGGCAAGACCACGATGGTGGGCTCGGTCAGCGAGATCACCCCGTTGAGCACCGAGGAGGTCATGACCGAGGCCAGCCTCGGCGTCGACGACCTCGAAGGGGTCGAGGAGAAGACGACCACCACGGTCGCCCTGGACTTCGGCCGCATCACCGTCAACGACGCGGTGGTGCTCTACCTCTTCGGCACCCCCGGCCAGGGCCGGTTCTGGTTCATGTGGGACGAGCTCGCCCACGGGGCGCTCGGCTCCGTCGTGCTCGCCGACACCCGGCGGCTCGACACCTGCTTCCCCTCCATCGACTTCTTCGAACACCGCGACATCCCGTTCGTCGTGGCGGTGAACTGCTTCGAAGGAGCCGACCGCTACACCGAGCAGGAGATCCGCGAGGCCGTCGACCTCGCCCCCGACGTGCCCGTCGTGCTGTCCGACGCCCGGCGGCGGGAGTCGAGCAAGGAGGTGCTGCTCACCCTCGTCGAGCACGTCATGCGCCGCCGCAGTCCGGCGGTCACCGGCTGA
- a CDS encoding TetR/AcrR family transcriptional regulator — MPRAGLTPATVAEEAARLCDENGYGRLSLAAVAKRLGVAVPSLYKHVNGLEGLRRDVAVLSAREFGEVLGRAAMGRSEADAVRTLAAAYRSYARTRPGRYAAVQRAPDPVDDEAIAASNSVLEVILAVFRGFDLPEEALIDAVRVFRSAVHGFVDLEARGGFGLPQSTDHTYEVLVDGLITALRNWPRPSAGAGGEAS, encoded by the coding sequence ATGCCTAGGGCCGGGCTGACGCCCGCGACCGTCGCGGAGGAGGCGGCGCGCCTCTGCGACGAGAACGGCTACGGGCGGCTCTCGCTCGCGGCCGTGGCCAAGCGGCTGGGCGTCGCGGTCCCGAGCCTCTACAAGCACGTGAACGGGTTGGAGGGACTGCGGCGCGACGTGGCGGTCCTGAGCGCACGCGAGTTCGGCGAGGTGCTGGGGCGCGCCGCGATGGGGCGTTCGGAGGCCGACGCGGTGCGCACCCTCGCCGCCGCCTACCGCTCTTACGCGCGGACCCGCCCCGGACGGTACGCGGCGGTCCAGCGGGCCCCCGATCCCGTCGACGACGAGGCGATCGCGGCGTCGAACTCGGTTCTTGAGGTGATCCTCGCGGTGTTCCGCGGGTTCGACCTCCCGGAGGAGGCACTGATCGACGCGGTCCGGGTGTTCCGCAGCGCCGTGCACGGATTCGTGGACCTGGAGGCCCGGGGCGGGTTCGGGCTGCCCCAGTCCACGGACCACACCTATGAGGTCCTCGTCGACGGGCTCATCACGGCCCTGCGGAATTGGCCCCGGCCCTCTGCGGGCGCGGGCGGAGAGGCGAGCTGA
- a CDS encoding sensor histidine kinase, with protein sequence MGTTRGRTAKSTIRRQLTRIVLIPSISFLLLWAIMTAAGSAHAVGLTLSVLNGRDGVAGFGAIAVELREERRLTQVYLGDPTARATAELERQRTRTDDAFAARYEQASRLLTRGGDATRDATRDFFDDWKSLGGLRSEVDDRSLDRASALHRYSEFVAGIHLISDAIVVELADHEGLSQGALALDLMRARDEYSQADALLAGVIAEGEMSYEETAHFTYLTASYRDALADAGPGMAPEARDRHEAMLGTPAWTAAERLSRSVVTREPVGGSDDPEAGGWNGDVPVEAREWDEAMAASAPLFNDLVLAQIRASNETAWAAALHAIALNVFGCLLTLATGITAIVIALRSSRRLTERLRRLRTETLEVSDTRLPAIVSRAQRGRRVDVAAELPSLRHGDDEIGQVADAFNTAQRTAVGAAVKQAEIREGANRVFLGIAYRNQTLVQRQLRMLDEIEGKEEDPRALRALFRLDHLVTRGRRYADNLIILGGAGAARRWREPMPLVDVLRGAISETEDYERVRLRSAPKVRVQGFAVADVVHLIAELVENAAQFSPADSHVDVNSGRVPNGLAVDVEDRGLGMTGDAYAEANRTLAHPPEFDVMALTEEPRLGLFVVARLAARHGVRVRLCPSPYGGTRAVAVLPDALLESAAPPAAEPGPVRETVPRQDDGGLELLRRLGRTVGRAHEQ encoded by the coding sequence ATGGGCACAACACGCGGACGGACCGCGAAATCCACGATTCGCAGACAGCTCACCCGCATCGTCCTGATCCCCAGCATCAGCTTCCTGCTGCTGTGGGCGATCATGACCGCGGCGGGCAGCGCCCACGCGGTCGGCCTGACCCTGTCCGTGCTCAACGGACGCGACGGCGTGGCCGGCTTCGGCGCCATCGCCGTCGAGCTGCGCGAGGAGCGCAGACTCACCCAGGTCTACCTCGGCGATCCGACGGCCAGGGCAACGGCCGAGCTGGAGCGCCAGCGCACGCGCACCGACGACGCCTTCGCCGCGCGGTACGAGCAGGCATCCAGGTTGCTCACCCGAGGCGGCGACGCCACCCGCGACGCCACGAGGGACTTCTTCGACGACTGGAAGAGCCTGGGCGGGCTGCGCTCCGAGGTCGACGACCGGTCCCTCGACCGGGCCTCGGCGCTGCACCGCTACTCGGAGTTCGTCGCGGGCATCCACCTGATCTCCGACGCCATCGTCGTCGAGCTCGCCGACCACGAGGGGCTCTCCCAGGGCGCCCTGGCGCTGGATCTCATGCGCGCCCGCGACGAGTACTCCCAGGCCGACGCGCTGCTGGCGGGGGTGATCGCCGAGGGCGAGATGTCCTATGAGGAGACCGCCCACTTCACCTACCTCACCGCCTCCTACCGCGACGCCCTCGCCGACGCCGGGCCCGGCATGGCCCCCGAGGCGCGCGACCGCCACGAGGCGATGCTGGGCACACCGGCCTGGACCGCGGCCGAGCGGCTCAGCAGGAGCGTCGTCACCCGCGAACCGGTCGGCGGATCCGACGACCCCGAGGCCGGAGGGTGGAACGGCGACGTCCCCGTCGAAGCGCGGGAGTGGGACGAGGCCATGGCGGCCTCCGCGCCGCTGTTCAACGACCTCGTCCTCGCCCAGATCCGGGCCTCCAACGAAACGGCGTGGGCCGCGGCGCTGCACGCCATCGCGCTCAACGTCTTCGGATGCCTGCTCACCCTGGCCACCGGCATCACCGCCATCGTCATCGCGCTGCGCTCCTCGCGGCGGCTGACCGAGCGCCTGCGCAGGCTGCGGACCGAAACCCTGGAGGTCTCCGACACCAGGCTGCCCGCCATCGTGTCCCGAGCGCAGCGCGGGCGGCGGGTCGACGTCGCGGCGGAGCTGCCGTCCCTGCGGCACGGCGACGACGAGATCGGGCAGGTGGCCGACGCGTTCAACACCGCCCAGCGCACCGCGGTGGGCGCGGCCGTCAAGCAGGCCGAGATCCGTGAGGGCGCCAACCGGGTCTTCCTCGGCATCGCCTACCGCAACCAGACCCTCGTACAGCGCCAACTCCGGATGCTGGACGAGATCGAGGGCAAGGAGGAGGACCCGCGCGCCCTGCGCGCGCTCTTCCGCCTGGACCACCTGGTCACCCGGGGGCGGCGCTACGCCGACAACCTGATCATCCTCGGCGGCGCGGGGGCGGCCCGCCGATGGCGCGAGCCGATGCCGCTGGTGGACGTGTTGCGCGGGGCGATCTCGGAGACCGAGGACTACGAGCGCGTGCGGTTGAGGTCGGCGCCCAAAGTCCGGGTGCAGGGGTTCGCCGTGGCCGACGTGGTGCACCTGATCGCCGAACTGGTGGAGAACGCCGCCCAGTTCTCACCGGCCGACTCCCACGTCGACGTCAACAGCGGCCGGGTGCCCAACGGCCTCGCCGTCGACGTGGAGGACCGCGGCCTGGGAATGACCGGCGACGCCTACGCCGAGGCCAACCGGACCCTCGCGCACCCGCCGGAGTTCGACGTCATGGCCCTGACCGAGGAACCCCGGCTGGGGCTGTTCGTGGTGGCGCGGCTGGCCGCGCGCCACGGCGTCCGGGTCCGGCTGTGCCCGTCCCCCTACGGCGGGACCCGCGCGGTCGCGGTCCTGCCCGACGCGCTGCTGGAGAGCGCGGCCCCGCCCGCTGCGGAGCCCGGGCCGGTGCGCGAGACCGTGCCCCGGCAGGACGACGGCGGCCTGGAACTCCTTCGCCGGCTGGGACGGACCGTGGGGCGCGCTCATGAGCAGTAG
- a CDS encoding sirohydrochlorin chelatase — MNPDTTQNPDRLPPRGLPRRRSGRHRDPLSFDSWVGTPTLVLAVPGSADADAREAAEAGAEEGTGSLGRRMADLVRTHRPEVTIRFGYTEGEEAGLTEALADLEPQEGRAVRAVVVPLVADAHPPTLEAVHAAVAATGADVRVTEGLGPHPMLAEALHLRLAEAGFVRADRMRLISVAAMGTGMADGVVVGCVGGAESVNVAGVTAVLLAARLGVTVLPAALDDPASLSEVFGQIEAAGCARPVIAPSILGGEVSGADLAALAGRFGARVSAPLGATGTLAKIVALRYAEILNSLGIEESPTLEDLPAPVGSRHRPEN, encoded by the coding sequence GTGAATCCTGACACTACGCAGAATCCGGACAGACTTCCTCCCCGCGGCCTGCCCCGGCGCCGCTCCGGTCGGCACCGCGATCCGCTGTCCTTCGACAGCTGGGTCGGCACGCCCACGCTCGTGCTCGCCGTTCCCGGCAGCGCCGACGCGGACGCGCGAGAAGCCGCCGAGGCGGGCGCCGAAGAAGGGACCGGCTCGCTCGGCCGCCGGATGGCCGACCTCGTCCGGACCCACCGCCCCGAGGTCACCATCAGGTTCGGCTACACCGAGGGAGAGGAGGCCGGTCTCACCGAAGCCCTCGCCGACCTGGAGCCCCAGGAGGGACGCGCCGTCCGCGCCGTCGTGGTCCCCCTGGTCGCCGACGCGCACCCGCCCACACTGGAGGCGGTCCACGCCGCCGTGGCGGCCACGGGCGCCGACGTCCGCGTCACCGAGGGCCTCGGACCGCACCCGATGCTGGCCGAGGCGCTGCACCTGCGCCTGGCCGAGGCCGGGTTCGTGCGGGCCGACCGCATGCGGCTGATCAGCGTCGCGGCGATGGGGACCGGTATGGCCGACGGCGTCGTCGTGGGCTGCGTGGGCGGGGCCGAGTCGGTCAACGTCGCCGGTGTCACCGCGGTGCTGCTCGCCGCCCGCCTCGGCGTCACCGTGCTGCCCGCGGCGCTGGACGACCCGGCGAGCCTGAGCGAGGTCTTCGGCCAGATCGAGGCCGCCGGCTGCGCGCGGCCGGTGATCGCCCCGAGCATCCTCGGCGGCGAGGTCTCCGGTGCCGACCTCGCCGCACTGGCCGGCCGGTTCGGGGCCCGCGTCAGCGCCCCGCTCGGCGCCACCGGCACGCTGGCCAAGATCGTCGCCCTGCGCTACGCCGAGATCCTCAACTCGCTCGGGATCGAGGAATCGCCCACGCTGGAGGACCTCCCGGCCCCCGTCGGCTCCCGGCACCGCCCGGAGAACTGA
- a CDS encoding roadblock/LC7 domain-containing protein produces the protein MVEMSNAAGDLNWLLDDLIDRVVGADRAIVLSADGLLIGRSRNLSTEDAEHLSAVASAFQSLARGTGRQFGGGAVRQTVVEMEYAYLFVTAAGEGACLAVLASEDADVGLVAYEMNMRIKRVGQFLSSSPRFPESATTSGSSGS, from the coding sequence ATGGTGGAGATGAGCAACGCTGCAGGCGACCTGAACTGGCTGCTCGACGACCTGATCGATCGCGTCGTCGGCGCCGATCGCGCCATCGTGCTGTCCGCCGATGGCCTCCTCATCGGCCGGTCCCGCAACCTGTCCACCGAGGACGCCGAGCACCTGTCCGCGGTGGCCTCGGCGTTCCAGAGCCTGGCCCGCGGCACCGGTCGGCAGTTCGGCGGCGGCGCCGTCCGGCAGACGGTGGTCGAGATGGAGTACGCCTACCTGTTCGTCACCGCGGCGGGCGAGGGCGCCTGCCTGGCGGTGCTGGCCTCCGAGGACGCCGATGTCGGCCTCGTCGCCTACGAGATGAACATGCGGATCAAGCGGGTCGGGCAGTTCCTCAGCTCCTCGCCGCGCTTCCCCGAGTCCGCGACGACATCGGGCTCATCGGGATCATGA
- a CDS encoding sensor histidine kinase: MGQSGGTVRSIRSQLNRTVLIPSITFLLLFAVLSGATLLQAFSLRDAAAEGESGVGIHQVMVEVQAERRQAVQYLGDPSDRSLRLLREQTAATDEAVRAVEDALTPDSGDEAEIQDRTADLRTALNGRSGLREEVMAGEVDRPAALERYSEIVDLGFQLYDAGGRRLQDGPAVAESATALELLRAQDLFSRADALLSGAIAADELTSAQQIDFAGLVDAARRGLDANGQTLDDEVAAARSALLEGPEWREMNRIADAVAEREVTVAVDPVTGEEQTSLEPPAAVNDWREAADAVNTGLITLAGEQARAGVAVTDAAGDRALSIAIGGSILALFAGTLAYGVASKSANRLTGRLARLRQDALNLAREDLPKIVRRLERGDPINVEAEMHQLDYGDDEVGQVADAFNTAQRTAVGAAVKQAEIREGANRVFLGIAHRNQSLVQRQLQLLDRVEREEEDPDLLEDLFQLDHLATRGRRNAENLIILGGAQPGRRWRNPIPLVDILRGAISETEEYARVKLRIVPNLSLRGAVVADIIHLVAELVENATAFSPPHTKVHIHSEIVPKGVVVEIEDRGLGMSDEDYAGSNRTLSAAPEFDVMALNEDARLGLFVVARLAAKHDINVELCSSPYGGTRAIILIPAELIVSGDAPVPGPPRTAPAAAPVPRASAGPDADPDAAGDLLAPPGREPGRPNRSDVTGPIGQHARPEVPASPNGRHNGAETSPDGAGPAAEPATGDGSRPPLPARRPADRGGAPAESPGRPALPKRRRQASLAPQLRNDSAAEADAESESTRSPEEVRRMMNAFQSGTRRGREADVDPTADQASGTAAAEHGDVRSAAERPTADLMPGDHTEESE; the protein is encoded by the coding sequence ATGGGCCAGTCGGGCGGTACCGTCCGCAGCATCAGGTCGCAGCTCAACAGGACCGTGCTGATCCCCAGCATCACGTTCCTGCTGCTGTTCGCGGTACTGAGCGGGGCCACGCTGCTGCAGGCCTTCTCGCTGCGCGACGCCGCGGCCGAGGGGGAGAGCGGTGTCGGCATCCACCAGGTGATGGTGGAGGTGCAGGCGGAGCGCCGCCAGGCGGTGCAGTACCTGGGCGACCCCTCCGACCGGTCCCTGCGGCTGCTGCGCGAGCAGACCGCGGCCACCGACGAGGCGGTGCGCGCGGTCGAGGACGCCCTCACCCCCGACAGCGGGGACGAGGCCGAGATCCAGGACCGGACCGCCGACCTCCGCACCGCGCTCAACGGCCGCTCGGGCCTGCGCGAAGAGGTGATGGCCGGGGAGGTCGACCGCCCCGCGGCCCTGGAGCGCTACAGCGAGATCGTCGACCTCGGCTTCCAGCTCTACGACGCCGGCGGACGGCGGCTGCAGGACGGCCCGGCCGTCGCCGAGAGCGCCACCGCCCTGGAACTGCTGCGCGCCCAGGACCTCTTCTCCCGGGCCGACGCGCTGCTCTCCGGGGCGATCGCGGCCGATGAGCTCACCTCGGCGCAGCAGATCGACTTCGCCGGTCTCGTCGACGCGGCGCGGCGCGGTCTCGACGCCAACGGCCAGACCCTGGACGACGAGGTCGCCGCCGCCCGCTCCGCGCTGCTGGAGGGCCCGGAATGGCGGGAGATGAACCGCATCGCCGACGCGGTCGCCGAGCGCGAGGTCACCGTCGCCGTCGACCCCGTCACCGGGGAGGAGCAGACCTCCCTGGAGCCGCCCGCGGCCGTGAACGACTGGCGCGAGGCCGCCGACGCGGTCAACACCGGCCTCATCACGCTGGCCGGCGAGCAGGCCAGGGCCGGCGTCGCCGTCACCGACGCCGCCGGCGACCGGGCGCTCTCGATCGCCATCGGCGGCAGCATCCTCGCCCTCTTCGCCGGAACCCTCGCCTACGGCGTCGCCTCCAAGTCCGCCAACCGGCTCACCGGCCGCCTCGCCCGGCTGCGCCAGGACGCGCTCAACCTGGCGAGGGAGGACCTGCCCAAGATCGTCCGACGCCTGGAGCGCGGCGACCCGATCAACGTCGAGGCCGAGATGCACCAGCTCGACTACGGCGACGACGAGGTCGGGCAGGTGGCCGACGCGTTCAACACCGCCCAGCGCACCGCGGTGGGCGCGGCCGTCAAGCAGGCCGAGATCCGCGAGGGCGCCAACCGGGTCTTCCTCGGCATCGCCCACCGGAACCAGTCCCTGGTGCAGCGCCAGCTCCAGCTGCTGGACCGGGTCGAGCGCGAGGAGGAGGACCCCGACCTCCTGGAGGACCTCTTCCAACTGGACCACCTGGCCACCCGCGGCCGCCGCAACGCCGAGAACCTGATCATCCTCGGCGGAGCCCAGCCCGGTCGGCGCTGGCGCAATCCGATCCCGCTGGTGGACATCCTGCGCGGAGCCATCTCCGAGACCGAGGAGTACGCGCGGGTCAAGCTGCGGATCGTGCCGAACCTGTCGCTGCGCGGCGCCGTCGTCGCCGACATCATCCACCTGGTGGCCGAGCTCGTCGAGAACGCCACGGCGTTCTCCCCGCCGCACACCAAGGTGCACATCCACAGCGAGATCGTGCCCAAGGGCGTGGTGGTGGAGATCGAGGACCGCGGCCTGGGCATGAGCGACGAGGACTACGCCGGCTCCAACCGGACGCTGTCCGCGGCGCCGGAGTTCGACGTCATGGCCCTCAACGAGGACGCCAGGCTCGGCCTGTTCGTCGTGGCGCGGCTGGCGGCCAAGCACGACATCAACGTCGAGCTGTGCAGCTCCCCCTACGGCGGTACGCGCGCCATCATCCTCATCCCCGCCGAGCTGATCGTGTCCGGGGACGCACCGGTACCCGGGCCTCCCCGCACGGCCCCCGCGGCGGCGCCCGTGCCGCGTGCGTCCGCCGGGCCCGACGCCGACCCCGACGCCGCCGGCGATCTCCTGGCACCGCCCGGCCGGGAGCCGGGCCGACCGAACCGCTCCGACGTCACCGGCCCGATCGGCCAGCACGCCCGGCCGGAGGTCCCCGCCTCCCCCAACGGCCGCCACAACGGCGCCGAGACCTCTCCCGACGGAGCCGGCCCGGCGGCCGAACCGGCCACCGGCGACGGCAGCCGCCCGCCGCTGCCCGCCCGGCGGCCGGCCGACCGGGGCGGCGCGCCCGCGGAGTCGCCCGGCCGCCCGGCGCTGCCCAAGCGCCGGCGGCAGGCCAGTCTGGCACCGCAACTGCGCAACGATTCGGCCGCCGAGGCGGACGCGGAGTCGGAGTCCACTCGCTCGCCCGAGGAGGTCCGCCGGATGATGAACGCGTTCCAGAGCGGAACGCGGCGCGGGCGGGAGGCCGACGTCGACCCGACCGCTGACCAGGCGTCCGGCACGGCCGCGGCGGAGCACGGCGACGTGCGCTCCGCAGCGGAGCGGCCGACCGCCGACCTCATGCCGGGCGACCACACCGAAGAGAGTGAATGA
- the lhgO gene encoding L-2-hydroxyglutarate oxidase, whose product MMSGGHIGIVGAGIVGLALARRITMERPGTGVTVLEKEDRVAAHQTGHNSGVVHAGLYYRPGSLKATLCRRGVGLLRDYCAEHGLPYQEVGKVLVARDADDAARLDAIERTARANGVPGVRRLGPEGLRELEPHVRGVAGLHSPSTAVTDYAAVTEALAADVRAAGGSVRLSTPVIALRQNGDGVDVLTGDPRGERVRHRFDALIVCGGLHGDRLARLAGAPSDPRIVPFRGQYHELVPERRHLIRGLVYPVPDPRYPFLGVHLTRHVHGEVMAGPNAILATAREGYRIRDVLPRDLADTLTWPGFWHLARRHWTMGAREMAVSASRAVFAHEARKLVPEVRPADLRPAPAGVRAQALARDGRLLDDFAVDAHGRITLVRNAPSPAATSSLAIAEHLVATVLAD is encoded by the coding sequence CTGATGAGCGGCGGGCACATCGGCATCGTCGGCGCGGGGATCGTGGGGCTCGCCCTGGCGCGGCGGATCACCATGGAGCGACCCGGGACCGGGGTCACCGTGCTGGAGAAGGAGGACCGCGTCGCCGCGCACCAGACCGGGCACAACAGCGGAGTGGTGCACGCCGGCCTGTACTACCGGCCGGGGTCGCTGAAGGCCACGCTGTGCCGGCGCGGCGTGGGACTCCTGCGCGACTACTGCGCCGAGCACGGACTGCCCTACCAGGAGGTCGGCAAGGTCCTCGTGGCGCGCGACGCCGACGACGCCGCGCGCCTGGACGCGATCGAACGCACGGCCCGGGCCAACGGCGTCCCCGGCGTGCGCCGGCTCGGCCCCGAGGGCCTGCGCGAACTGGAGCCGCACGTGCGGGGCGTCGCCGGTCTGCACTCGCCGAGTACCGCCGTCACCGACTACGCGGCGGTCACCGAGGCCCTCGCCGCCGACGTCCGCGCGGCCGGAGGCTCCGTCCGCCTTTCGACGCCGGTCATCGCGCTGCGCCAGAACGGCGACGGGGTCGACGTCCTGACCGGCGATCCCCGCGGCGAACGCGTGCGGCACAGGTTCGACGCGCTCATCGTCTGCGGCGGCCTGCACGGCGACCGCCTGGCCCGGCTCGCCGGCGCCCCGAGCGACCCGCGCATCGTCCCCTTCCGCGGCCAGTACCACGAACTGGTCCCCGAGCGCCGCCACCTCATCCGCGGCCTGGTCTACCCGGTGCCCGACCCCCGCTACCCGTTCCTGGGCGTCCACCTCACCCGGCACGTGCACGGCGAGGTGATGGCCGGCCCCAACGCGATCCTGGCCACCGCCCGCGAGGGCTACCGCATCCGCGACGTGCTGCCGCGCGACCTCGCCGACACCTTGACCTGGCCGGGCTTCTGGCACCTGGCGCGCCGGCACTGGACGATGGGCGCCCGCGAGATGGCGGTCTCGGCCTCGCGCGCCGTCTTCGCCCACGAGGCCCGCAAGCTCGTCCCCGAGGTCCGGCCCGCCGATCTGCGCCCGGCTCCGGCGGGGGTGCGCGCCCAGGCCCTGGCCCGTGACGGCCGGCTCCTCGACGATTTCGCCGTCGACGCCCACGGCCGGATCACCCTGGTCCGCAACGCCCCCTCGCCGGCCGCGACCTCTTCCCTCGCCATCGCCGAGCACCTGGTCGCGACGGTGCTGGCGGACTGA
- a CDS encoding DUF742 domain-containing protein: MRDTGDHPGAGDGPPRDPSRGARVRRDPRARDTSAAPVDPAPPVPPKAARDQGFSYLDAAAGPLVRPYTMTGGRTRPVDTGLDMISVVVATRRHVDQVALEPEHASILDLCRRPVSVAEISAHLDIPLTVVKVLLSDLISKGDVLARAPLPAAELPQMNVLQAVLDGIRRL; the protein is encoded by the coding sequence ATGAGGGACACGGGCGATCACCCCGGGGCCGGGGACGGGCCGCCGCGCGACCCGTCCCGCGGTGCGCGCGTCCGCCGCGACCCGCGGGCGCGCGACACCTCCGCCGCGCCGGTGGACCCGGCCCCGCCGGTCCCGCCGAAGGCGGCGCGGGACCAGGGCTTCTCCTACCTCGACGCCGCGGCCGGCCCGCTGGTCCGGCCCTACACGATGACAGGGGGGCGCACCCGCCCGGTCGACACCGGACTCGACATGATCAGCGTCGTCGTCGCGACGCGCCGGCACGTCGACCAGGTCGCCCTGGAACCCGAGCACGCCTCGATCCTGGACCTGTGCCGGCGGCCGGTCTCCGTGGCGGAGATCTCCGCCCACCTGGACATCCCGCTGACGGTGGTCAAGGTGCTGCTGAGCGACCTCATCAGCAAGGGCGACGTGCTCGCCCGCGCGCCGCTGCCCGCGGCCGAACTCCCCCAGATGAACGTACTTCAGGCGGTACTCGATGGCATCCGTAGACTCTGA
- a CDS encoding HNH endonuclease family protein, with amino-acid sequence MDAITSARRTAGLAAAAVAALLLVLGPASPASADPPPPPGLSEARAQLAGLTVETEGSSSDYDRSLFPHWSAVEGNCNAREYVLRRDGDDVRVGNDCYPTSGSWTSPFDGATTSVPSEVSIDHMVALKEAWDSGADTWSTSRRERFANDVSTPQLWAVSASSNSSKGDDDPAEWMPPRTAVHCAYAKSWINVKHAWGLSVDSAEKGALEELLGTAC; translated from the coding sequence ATGGACGCCATCACCTCCGCCCGGCGCACCGCCGGCCTGGCCGCGGCCGCGGTCGCGGCCCTCCTGCTCGTTCTCGGACCGGCCTCCCCCGCTTCGGCGGACCCGCCCCCGCCGCCCGGCCTGTCGGAGGCCCGTGCTCAGCTCGCCGGCCTGACCGTGGAGACGGAGGGGTCGTCCTCCGACTACGACCGCTCGCTCTTCCCGCACTGGTCGGCGGTCGAGGGCAATTGCAACGCGCGCGAGTACGTGCTGCGGCGCGACGGCGACGACGTGCGGGTCGGCAACGACTGCTACCCCACCTCCGGCAGTTGGACCAGCCCGTTCGACGGCGCGACCACGAGCGTTCCCTCCGAGGTCAGCATCGACCACATGGTGGCGCTCAAGGAGGCGTGGGACTCCGGCGCCGACACGTGGTCGACGAGCCGGCGCGAGCGCTTCGCCAACGACGTCTCGACCCCGCAGCTGTGGGCGGTGAGCGCCTCCAGCAACAGCTCCAAGGGCGACGACGACCCGGCCGAGTGGATGCCGCCGCGGACCGCCGTCCACTGCGCCTACGCGAAGAGCTGGATCAACGTCAAGCACGCGTGGGGCCTGAGCGTGGACTCCGCGGAGAAGGGCGCGCTGGAGGAGCTGCTCGGCACCGCCTGCTGA